Proteins encoded in a region of the Streptomyces sp. NBC_01298 genome:
- the nirB gene encoding nitrite reductase large subunit NirB — protein sequence MAAATPHPAPATAQATSPATAPALVLIGHGMVGQRYLEALAELGATATHRITVLCEEPRPAYDRVHLTSYFSGSTPEDLSLTPASFMAEHGIALHLDDPAESIDREAQTVTSRSGQVFPYDVLVLATGSYPFVPPVPGKDAPGCFVYRTIEDLLAIEEYAKTRTTGAVVGGGLLGLEAAGALKGLGLATRVVEFAPRLMPVQVDEGGGAALLRTIENMGLTVHTGVGTQEVLTGEDGSVSGMKLSDGSSVATDLVVFSAGVRPRDQLARDSGLTVGERGGISVDAHCRTSDPHVYAIGECALASDGRVYGLVAPGYEMAETAAADLLGREKEFTGADLSTKLKLLGVDVASFGDAHGATAGSLDVVYSDSRSGVYKKVVVSSEGVLLGGVLVGDADSYGLLRPLTGSVPPVTPEQLVLPAGAGAPVALGPASLPDGAVICSCHNVTKTAITAYTTVPEVKKCTKAGTGCGSCLKVIGQLMPPAADKGLCDCFSFTRAELYEIVRTLRVTSYEKLLDSHGREEARGGEGCEVCKPTVGSIIASLAPTLGASGYVLDGEQAALQDTNDHFLANLQRNGSYSVVPRIPGGEITPDKLIVIGEVARDFGLYTKITGGQRIDLFGAAIDQLPLIWARLVEAGFESGHAYGKALRTVKSCVGQTWCRYGVQDSVRMAIDLELRYRGLRAPHKLKSAVSGCARECAEAQSKDFGIIATASGWNLYVGGNGGATPRHADLLAQDLSDAELVRLIDRFLMFYIRTADRLERTSTWLDRLEGGLDHLRDVIVHDSLGLCAELESQMTDHVAHYRDEWAETLDDPERLRRFVSFVNAPGAPDPSVKFVPERGQVKPDLTVLTLEPLGGTR from the coding sequence ATGGCCGCAGCCACGCCCCATCCCGCCCCGGCCACCGCCCAGGCCACCTCCCCCGCCACCGCGCCCGCCCTCGTGCTCATCGGTCACGGCATGGTCGGCCAGCGCTACCTGGAGGCGCTCGCCGAACTCGGCGCCACCGCCACGCACCGGATCACCGTGCTCTGCGAGGAGCCGCGGCCCGCCTACGACCGCGTGCACCTGACCTCGTACTTCTCCGGCAGCACCCCCGAGGACCTCTCCCTCACCCCCGCCTCCTTCATGGCGGAGCACGGGATCGCCCTGCACCTCGACGACCCCGCCGAGAGCATCGACCGCGAGGCCCAGACCGTCACCTCCCGCTCGGGGCAGGTGTTCCCGTACGACGTCCTCGTGCTGGCGACCGGCAGCTACCCCTTCGTGCCGCCCGTCCCCGGCAAGGACGCCCCGGGCTGTTTCGTGTACCGCACCATCGAGGACCTCCTCGCGATCGAGGAGTACGCCAAGACGCGGACCACCGGCGCCGTGGTCGGCGGCGGCCTGCTCGGGCTGGAGGCCGCCGGCGCGCTCAAGGGCCTCGGCCTCGCCACCCGCGTCGTGGAGTTCGCGCCCCGGCTGATGCCCGTCCAGGTCGACGAGGGCGGCGGCGCGGCCCTGCTGCGCACCATCGAGAACATGGGACTCACCGTCCACACGGGCGTCGGCACCCAGGAGGTCCTGACCGGCGAGGACGGCTCGGTCAGCGGCATGAAGCTGTCCGACGGCTCCAGCGTCGCCACCGACCTGGTCGTCTTCTCCGCCGGCGTCCGCCCCCGCGACCAGCTCGCCCGCGACAGCGGCCTGACCGTCGGCGAACGCGGCGGCATCTCCGTCGACGCCCACTGCCGCACCTCCGACCCGCACGTCTACGCCATCGGCGAGTGCGCGCTGGCCTCCGACGGCCGCGTCTACGGCCTGGTCGCCCCCGGCTACGAGATGGCGGAGACGGCCGCCGCGGACCTGCTGGGCCGCGAGAAGGAGTTCACCGGCGCCGACCTGTCCACCAAGCTCAAGCTCCTCGGCGTGGACGTGGCCTCCTTCGGCGACGCCCACGGCGCCACCGCCGGCAGCCTCGACGTCGTCTACTCCGACTCCCGCTCCGGCGTCTACAAGAAGGTCGTCGTCTCCTCCGAGGGTGTGCTGCTCGGCGGCGTCCTGGTCGGCGACGCCGACTCCTACGGTCTGCTCCGCCCGCTCACCGGCTCCGTACCGCCCGTCACCCCCGAGCAGCTGGTGCTGCCCGCCGGCGCCGGCGCACCCGTCGCCCTCGGCCCGGCCTCGCTCCCGGACGGTGCGGTGATCTGTTCCTGCCACAACGTCACCAAGACGGCGATCACCGCCTACACGACGGTCCCCGAGGTGAAGAAGTGCACCAAGGCGGGCACCGGCTGCGGGAGCTGCCTGAAGGTGATCGGCCAGCTGATGCCGCCGGCCGCCGACAAGGGGCTCTGCGACTGCTTCTCCTTCACCCGCGCCGAGCTCTACGAGATCGTCCGCACCCTGCGCGTGACCTCGTACGAGAAGCTCCTCGACAGCCACGGCCGCGAGGAGGCGCGCGGCGGCGAGGGCTGCGAGGTCTGCAAGCCCACCGTCGGTTCGATCATCGCCTCGCTCGCCCCCACCCTCGGCGCGAGCGGCTACGTCCTGGACGGGGAGCAGGCCGCCCTCCAGGACACCAACGACCACTTCCTCGCCAACCTGCAGCGCAACGGCTCGTACTCGGTCGTCCCGCGCATCCCCGGCGGCGAGATCACCCCCGACAAGCTCATCGTGATCGGCGAGGTGGCCCGCGACTTCGGCCTCTACACGAAGATCACCGGCGGGCAGCGCATCGACCTCTTCGGCGCCGCCATCGACCAGCTCCCCCTCATCTGGGCCCGGCTCGTCGAGGCCGGCTTCGAGTCCGGGCACGCGTACGGAAAGGCCCTGCGGACGGTGAAGTCCTGCGTGGGCCAGACCTGGTGCCGCTACGGGGTCCAGGACTCCGTACGGATGGCCATCGACCTGGAGCTGCGCTACCGGGGCCTGCGCGCCCCGCACAAGCTCAAGTCGGCGGTCTCCGGCTGCGCCCGCGAGTGCGCGGAGGCGCAGAGCAAGGACTTCGGGATCATCGCGACGGCGAGCGGCTGGAACCTCTACGTCGGCGGCAACGGCGGGGCCACCCCGCGCCACGCCGACCTCCTCGCCCAGGACCTGTCCGACGCCGAACTGGTCCGGCTCATCGACCGGTTCCTGATGTTCTACATCCGCACCGCCGACCGGCTGGAGCGCACCTCCACCTGGCTGGACCGGCTGGAGGGCGGCCTCGACCACCTGCGGGACGTGATCGTGCACGACTCGCTCGGGCTGTGCGCGGAGCTGGAGTCGCAGATGACCGACCACGTGGCGCACTACCGCGACGAATGGGCCGAGACCCTGGACGACCCGGAACGGCTGCGCCGGTTCGTGTCCTTCGTCAACGCCCCGGGCGCCCCCGACCCCAGCGTGAAGTTCGTCCCCGAACGCGGCCAGGTCAAGCCCGACCTGACCGTCCTGACCCTGGAACCCCTGGGAGGCACCCGATGA
- a CDS encoding NAD(P)/FAD-dependent oxidoreductase, producing MTSEQQRVVVIGGGLAGLRLAARLGGDVRVLGEEEHAPYNRVLLAEVLAGRYAPEVAALPAPGPALRRGVRAVRIDRAEQVVHCDDGSVERYGTLVLATGSNPVLPPLRGLFEPQGRELPAGVHAFRTMEDCLALSAAVRPGVRAVVIGGGLLGVSAARALAERGAQVVLAQQGERLMERQLDAEASELLHEHLTTLGVEIHTECRVRGLSTAFEERSQAEPGTPRRVTGVDLAVGYRLDADLVVLACGVRPRTGLALAAGLDVRTGILVDDELRTSDPRVHAIGDCAEHAGRVYGLAGPALEQADALAGVLIGTGRGLAADPAYGGTRALTRLTLTAGGDRPLDLAAFGETTPLPGDDVVRLTDATRRTYRKVVIRGDRLVGGVLLGELSSVGALARSWEDGAPLTDQHGPTDLHHLLTDDGGS from the coding sequence ATGACCTCGGAACAGCAACGCGTGGTGGTGATCGGCGGCGGCCTCGCCGGCCTGCGGCTCGCCGCCCGGCTGGGCGGGGACGTCCGCGTCCTCGGTGAGGAGGAGCACGCCCCCTACAACCGGGTCCTCCTCGCGGAGGTCCTGGCCGGCCGGTACGCGCCGGAGGTGGCGGCCCTCCCGGCCCCCGGCCCGGCGCTGCGCCGGGGCGTGCGGGCGGTACGGATCGACCGGGCGGAGCAGGTGGTCCACTGCGACGACGGCTCGGTCGAGCGGTACGGCACCCTCGTGCTGGCCACGGGGTCGAACCCGGTCCTCCCTCCGCTGCGCGGCCTGTTCGAACCCCAGGGCCGGGAGCTCCCCGCGGGTGTCCACGCGTTCCGCACCATGGAGGACTGCCTGGCCCTGTCGGCGGCCGTACGCCCCGGCGTGCGCGCGGTGGTGATCGGCGGCGGCCTCCTCGGCGTCTCGGCGGCCCGCGCCCTGGCCGAGCGGGGCGCCCAGGTGGTCCTGGCGCAGCAGGGCGAACGCCTGATGGAACGCCAGCTGGACGCCGAGGCCTCGGAGCTCCTGCACGAGCACCTGACCACCCTCGGCGTCGAGATCCACACGGAATGCCGGGTCCGCGGCCTGTCGACGGCGTTCGAGGAGCGGTCCCAGGCAGAGCCCGGAACGCCCCGCCGGGTGACCGGCGTCGACCTCGCCGTCGGCTACCGCCTCGACGCCGACCTCGTCGTACTGGCCTGCGGCGTCCGCCCCCGCACGGGACTGGCCCTCGCCGCCGGCCTGGACGTCCGCACCGGCATCCTCGTCGACGACGAGCTGCGCACCAGCGACCCCCGCGTCCACGCCATCGGCGACTGCGCCGAGCACGCGGGCCGGGTGTACGGCCTGGCCGGCCCCGCCCTCGAACAGGCCGACGCGCTCGCCGGGGTCCTCATCGGGACCGGCCGGGGACTGGCCGCGGACCCCGCCTACGGCGGCACCCGCGCCCTGACCCGCCTCACCCTCACCGCCGGCGGCGACCGGCCCCTCGATCTCGCCGCCTTCGGCGAGACCACCCCGCTCCCCGGCGACGACGTGGTCCGGCTCACCGACGCCACCCGCCGCACCTACCGCAAGGTCGTCATCCGCGGCGACCGCCTCGTCGGCGGGGTCCTGCTCGGCGAACTCTCCAGCGTGGGCGCCCTCGCCCGCAGCTGGGAGGACGGCGCGCCCCTCACCGACCAGCACGGTCCCACCGACCTGCACCACCTGCTCACCGACGACGGAGGCTCCTGA
- a CDS encoding ferredoxin reductase family protein, which yields MRERDMAVRVKGGILGGAGTVALLWAVQVRPSARLDALFATAAHLSGLLAGYGVLVLLFLMARVPAVEHGVGAARLARWHALGGRHVLLLCFGHAAFALCGYAVHEGADVLSAVRELLGYPALAAAAIGTVLLVAVGITSARSVRRRVSHETWRGVHLLVYLAAALAFGHQLAGPDLALVVWFWALAHAVVAVLLLWYRAVVPVRQALRHALRVAEVRAEGPGVVSVLVYGEHLAELRAEPGQFLRWRFLQRRLWHTALPFSLSAPVRGNTLRITVKALGGHSRRIRRLRPGTRVLATGPFGALTAARRTRTKVLLIAGGVGITPMRALFETLPGGPGDITLLYRAGAEEHLVLRSELEAIAAERQAGLHYLLGPSGAAFDPLAPQALAALVPELAEHDVYLCGPPGMADATQSALLRAGVPAGRIHAECFGL from the coding sequence ATGCGAGAGCGGGACATGGCGGTTCGGGTCAAGGGCGGAATACTCGGCGGGGCGGGGACCGTCGCCCTGCTGTGGGCCGTGCAGGTGCGGCCCTCGGCCCGGCTGGACGCGCTGTTCGCGACCGCCGCGCACCTGTCCGGGCTGCTCGCCGGGTACGGGGTGCTCGTCCTGCTGTTCCTCATGGCCCGGGTCCCCGCCGTCGAGCACGGGGTGGGCGCGGCCCGGCTCGCCCGCTGGCACGCGCTGGGCGGCCGCCACGTCCTGCTGCTCTGCTTCGGGCACGCGGCCTTCGCGCTCTGCGGCTACGCCGTGCACGAGGGGGCCGACGTGCTCTCGGCGGTTCGGGAGCTGCTCGGATACCCGGCCCTGGCCGCCGCGGCGATCGGGACCGTCCTCCTGGTCGCCGTCGGCATCACCTCCGCCCGCTCCGTACGCCGCCGGGTCAGCCACGAAACCTGGCGCGGGGTCCACCTCCTGGTGTACCTCGCCGCCGCCCTCGCCTTCGGGCACCAGCTCGCCGGGCCCGACCTGGCCCTCGTCGTCTGGTTCTGGGCCCTCGCCCATGCCGTGGTCGCCGTCCTGCTGCTCTGGTACCGCGCCGTGGTGCCCGTACGCCAGGCCCTGCGGCACGCGCTGCGCGTCGCCGAGGTCCGCGCGGAGGGGCCCGGGGTGGTCTCCGTCCTCGTCTACGGGGAGCACCTCGCGGAGCTGCGCGCGGAGCCGGGGCAGTTCCTGCGCTGGCGGTTCCTCCAGCGCAGGCTGTGGCACACCGCGCTGCCGTTCTCGCTGTCGGCGCCGGTCCGCGGGAACACCCTGCGCATCACCGTGAAGGCCCTCGGCGGCCACTCCCGCCGGATCCGCCGGCTGCGGCCCGGCACCCGGGTCCTCGCCACCGGGCCCTTCGGGGCGCTCACCGCGGCCCGGCGGACCCGGACCAAGGTGCTGCTGATCGCCGGCGGGGTCGGGATCACCCCGATGCGGGCCCTGTTCGAGACGCTGCCCGGCGGGCCGGGGGACATCACCCTGCTCTACCGGGCGGGTGCCGAGGAGCACCTCGTCCTGCGCTCCGAGCTGGAGGCCATCGCCGCCGAACGGCAGGCCGGGCTGCACTACCTGCTCGGGCCGTCGGGCGCCGCCTTCGACCCGCTGGCCCCACAGGCGCTGGCCGCGCTGGTCCCGGAGCTGGCCGAGCACGACGTGTACCTGTGCGGGCCGCCCGGGATGGCGGACGCCACCCAGTCCGCGCTGCTGCGGGCGGGGGTGCCGGCGGGGCGGATCCACGCGGAGTGCTTCGGCTTGTGA
- a CDS encoding sulfite exporter TauE/SafE family protein, producing MPDISTTMIIVLCVAAAAAGWIDAVVGGGGLLLLPALLLGLPNAHPATVLGTNKAVAIVGTSGAAVSYLRKTSVDVKLAVRIGLAALVGSMGGAALAGGISKDALRPLIMVVLVVVAAFVLFRPAFGAAPGAAPVSRQRVLLTIALAGLGIGFYDGLIGPGTGTFLVLALTALLHLDLVTASATAKIVNVCTNAGALAMFAYQGMVLWQLAALMAVFNLAGAMIGARMALKKGSGFVRGVLLTVVGALVVKLGLEQWG from the coding sequence GTGCCTGACATATCGACAACCATGATCATCGTGCTGTGCGTGGCGGCGGCCGCGGCCGGCTGGATCGACGCCGTCGTCGGCGGGGGCGGACTGCTGCTCCTGCCCGCCCTGCTCCTCGGCCTGCCGAACGCCCACCCCGCCACCGTGCTCGGAACCAACAAGGCCGTGGCCATCGTCGGCACCTCGGGCGCGGCCGTTTCCTACCTGCGCAAGACCTCGGTGGACGTGAAGCTCGCCGTCCGCATCGGCCTGGCCGCGCTCGTCGGCTCGATGGGCGGGGCCGCCCTGGCCGGCGGCATCAGCAAGGACGCGCTGCGCCCGCTGATCATGGTGGTCCTGGTGGTGGTCGCGGCCTTCGTCCTCTTCCGGCCCGCCTTCGGCGCCGCTCCCGGAGCGGCTCCGGTCAGCCGTCAACGCGTCCTGCTCACCATCGCCCTGGCCGGCCTCGGCATCGGCTTCTACGACGGGCTCATCGGCCCCGGCACCGGCACCTTCCTGGTGCTGGCGCTGACGGCCCTGCTCCACCTCGACCTGGTCACGGCCTCCGCCACGGCGAAGATCGTCAACGTGTGCACCAACGCGGGAGCGCTCGCCATGTTCGCCTACCAGGGCATGGTGCTGTGGCAACTGGCCGCCCTGATGGCCGTTTTCAACCTGGCGGGCGCCATGATCGGTGCCCGGATGGCGCTGAAGAAGGGCAGCGGTTTCGTCCGCGGCGTGCTGCTGACGGTCGTCGGAGCCCTGGTGGTCAAACTGGGCCTCGAACAGTGGGGCTGA
- a CDS encoding class I SAM-dependent methyltransferase: MPHLEISDLITVTDPLSGARLPVRRSDVVRRLDEAGDRRAARIVAGLPVGPDDVLDPLAVDRLMIAVHTELQRLSEELRTGERLVHLLDPLFETIREIAGRNGRFRLVDIGSGLGYLIRWLASTGALGSNVELIGVDLDATLVAEADRLARAEGLDCRFVHGNAFDLPEIATVYVSTGVLHHFRGPALAEFFEAQADSQALAFCHFDIAATRLAPLGAWMFHRARMRHPLGRHDGVVSARRAHSDETLLSAATVPGIRPLLYEPRGLSNPFSTTLRPIIGIRPYLEDPLRQALGRDSRRLVGAEHLTRGGRQRPGAASRSGAGSGAASGSGTAR, encoded by the coding sequence GTGCCCCACCTCGAGATATCCGACCTGATCACCGTCACCGATCCGCTCAGCGGGGCGCGACTGCCCGTGCGCCGGAGTGACGTGGTCCGCCGACTCGACGAGGCCGGGGACCGGCGCGCCGCCCGGATCGTCGCGGGGCTGCCCGTCGGCCCCGACGACGTCCTCGACCCGCTCGCCGTGGACCGGCTGATGATCGCCGTCCACACCGAGCTGCAGCGGCTCAGCGAGGAACTGCGCACCGGGGAGCGCCTGGTGCACCTCCTGGACCCGCTGTTCGAGACCATCCGGGAGATCGCCGGCCGCAACGGCCGGTTCCGCCTGGTCGACATCGGGTCCGGGCTCGGCTACCTCATCCGCTGGCTGGCGTCCACCGGCGCCCTGGGAAGCAACGTCGAGCTGATCGGCGTCGACCTCGACGCCACCCTCGTCGCCGAGGCCGACAGGCTGGCCCGCGCCGAGGGACTCGACTGCCGGTTCGTCCACGGCAACGCCTTCGACCTGCCGGAGATCGCCACCGTCTACGTCTCCACCGGGGTGCTGCACCACTTCCGCGGCCCCGCGCTCGCGGAGTTCTTCGAGGCCCAGGCCGACTCCCAGGCACTCGCCTTCTGCCACTTCGACATAGCCGCCACCCGGCTGGCACCCCTGGGCGCCTGGATGTTCCACCGCGCCCGCATGCGCCATCCGCTCGGCCGCCACGACGGGGTCGTCTCCGCCCGGCGCGCCCACTCGGACGAGACCCTGCTCAGCGCCGCGACCGTACCGGGCATCCGGCCGCTGCTCTACGAACCCCGGGGGCTGTCCAACCCCTTCAGCACCACCCTGCGCCCCATCATCGGCATCCGCCCCTACCTGGAGGACCCGCTGCGCCAGGCCCTCGGCCGCGACTCCCGCCGGCTCGTGGGCGCGGAGCACCTGACCCGCGGCGGACGGCAGCGGCCCGGCGCCGCTTCCCGGTCGGGCGCGGGGTCCGGGGCCGCCTCCGGGTCCGGCACCGCGCGATGA
- a CDS encoding DHA2 family efflux MFS transporter permease subunit: MNMTTTIPAGAAAGPAPGARRRWTVLAVCALSMFLIGVDTTIVNVGLPAIGRGLGVATRGLEWVVDAYTLVLAGLLITSGALADRFGRRRVFRCGLVVFALASLACALAPTLGLLVAARAVQEVGASMLSPVALAIVVNAMPDPRERARAIGIWASVFGLSMAAGPVIGGALIAAFGWRSVFWINAPVVAGALVLVAVFVPESRGQRARRLDLPGQLLLTTALFVSVGILIEGPRIGWASPAALACYAAGAAATTAFVRVELRRTEPLIDLRLFRRPPFASAVLGAVAVFAALSVSLLLTTLYLQNSRGWTPLAAGAATLPMALGATVCAPWSGSLTGRLGPRRPLLLAGGFTAAGGLCMAVLGPDPGVPPLLAAYLLIGIGFGFANAPLTHTAVSGLPPSRAGVAGAVTSTARQVGSAVGIAVAGALAAGVAPDGLARASRPGWLLVTACGLLLLGVARASRGETA, from the coding sequence ATGAACATGACCACGACGATCCCGGCCGGGGCGGCCGCGGGGCCCGCCCCCGGCGCACGCCGCCGGTGGACGGTACTGGCCGTCTGCGCGCTGAGCATGTTCCTCATCGGGGTGGACACCACCATCGTCAACGTGGGCCTGCCCGCGATCGGACGGGGCCTGGGGGTCGCCACCCGCGGCCTGGAGTGGGTCGTGGACGCCTACACCCTGGTCCTGGCCGGGCTCCTCATCACCTCCGGCGCCCTCGCGGACCGCTTCGGACGCCGCCGCGTGTTCCGCTGCGGGCTGGTGGTCTTCGCTCTCGCCTCCCTCGCCTGCGCCCTCGCCCCGACGCTCGGCCTCCTCGTCGCGGCGCGGGCCGTCCAGGAGGTCGGGGCCTCGATGCTGAGCCCGGTGGCCCTGGCGATCGTGGTCAACGCGATGCCCGACCCTCGGGAGCGGGCCCGGGCCATCGGCATCTGGGCCTCGGTGTTCGGACTCAGCATGGCGGCGGGCCCGGTCATCGGCGGGGCCCTCATCGCGGCCTTCGGATGGCGGTCGGTGTTCTGGATCAACGCACCGGTGGTCGCCGGCGCGCTCGTCCTGGTCGCGGTGTTCGTGCCGGAGTCCCGCGGACAGCGGGCCCGGCGGCTCGACCTGCCCGGCCAGCTGCTCCTGACGACGGCCCTGTTCGTCTCGGTCGGCATCCTGATCGAGGGCCCCCGCATCGGCTGGGCCTCCCCCGCGGCCCTGGCCTGCTACGCGGCCGGCGCGGCGGCCACGACGGCCTTCGTCCGGGTCGAACTGCGCCGGACCGAGCCCCTGATCGACCTCCGCCTGTTCCGGCGGCCGCCCTTCGCCTCGGCGGTACTGGGCGCGGTGGCGGTGTTCGCCGCACTGAGCGTGAGCCTGCTGCTCACCACCCTGTACCTGCAGAACTCCCGCGGCTGGACCCCGCTCGCGGCCGGCGCCGCGACCCTGCCCATGGCCCTCGGAGCCACCGTGTGCGCCCCCTGGTCCGGCAGCCTGACCGGGCGCCTGGGACCCCGGCGTCCGCTGCTCCTCGCGGGCGGGTTCACCGCCGCGGGCGGGCTCTGCATGGCCGTCCTGGGCCCGGACCCGGGCGTACCGCCGCTCCTGGCGGCCTACCTGCTCATCGGCATCGGGTTCGGCTTCGCCAACGCCCCGCTCACCCACACCGCGGTCAGCGGCCTGCCGCCGTCCCGCGCCGGAGTGGCCGGGGCGGTCACCTCCACCGCCCGCCAGGTCGGATCGGCGGTCGGCATCGCGGTGGCGGGAGCCCTGGCCGCGGGCGTCGCCCCGGACGGCCTCGCCCGGGCGTCCCGGCCGGGCTGGCTGCTCGTCACCGCCTGCGGCCTGCTCCTCCTCGGGGTGGCCCGGGCCTCCCGCGGGGAGACGGCCTAG
- a CDS encoding helix-turn-helix domain-containing protein → MDRDAEQAERAEHTEGAEQAENAELARTLDAIGPRLRALRRKRGLTLEALAQATGISVSTLSRLESGKRRPTLELLIPLARTHRVPLDQLVAAPVTGDPRVHLKPRRRDGSVLVPLTTYPGRVQVFKQVLAHREPRLVTHAGYEWLYVLAGELRLVIGERTLTLRPGEVAEFDTGEPHWFGPAEGEVVEILHLFGPHGDQAVVRTGGTTEAT, encoded by the coding sequence ATGGACAGGGACGCCGAACAGGCCGAACGCGCCGAACACACGGAGGGCGCCGAGCAGGCGGAGAACGCCGAACTCGCGCGGACCCTCGACGCCATCGGCCCGCGCCTGCGGGCACTGCGGCGCAAGCGCGGCCTCACCCTGGAGGCGCTCGCGCAGGCCACCGGGATCTCCGTGAGCACGCTCTCCCGCCTGGAGTCGGGCAAGCGGCGCCCCACGCTCGAACTGCTTATCCCGCTCGCGCGGACCCACCGCGTGCCCCTGGACCAGCTCGTGGCCGCCCCGGTCACCGGCGACCCGCGCGTCCACCTGAAGCCCCGCCGCCGGGACGGGAGCGTCCTGGTCCCCCTGACGACGTACCCGGGCCGGGTCCAGGTCTTCAAGCAGGTGCTCGCGCACCGGGAACCGAGACTGGTGACCCACGCCGGCTACGAATGGCTCTACGTGCTCGCCGGCGAGCTCCGCCTCGTCATCGGGGAGCGGACCCTCACCCTGCGCCCCGGCGAGGTCGCCGAGTTCGACACCGGCGAACCGCACTGGTTCGGTCCCGCCGAAGGCGAGGTGGTGGAGATCCTGCACCTGTTCGGACCCCACGGCGACCAGGCCGTGGTCCGCACCGGAGGGACCACGGAGGCGACCTAG
- a CDS encoding class F sortase encodes MEAEARRARARAGGLVALATCIGVWLIGSGSGESVRPPLPSPGEALSAQARFPGAIAALPGSPPTRIRIPSIRVDAPLTGLGLQADGSLEVPPPARRDLAGWYREGTTPGATGTAVVAGHVDDATGPAVFYHLGALRRGALIEIARADGRTAVFTVHAVEVYDAKAFPDTRVYGSAPRAELRVITCGGGFSKRTGYQGNVVVFAHLTATY; translated from the coding sequence ATGGAGGCAGAGGCACGCCGCGCCCGCGCCCGCGCCGGCGGGCTCGTCGCGCTCGCGACCTGCATCGGCGTCTGGCTCATCGGCAGCGGCTCCGGCGAGTCCGTCCGGCCGCCACTGCCCTCCCCCGGTGAGGCGCTGAGCGCCCAGGCCCGGTTCCCCGGCGCCATCGCCGCACTCCCCGGCTCCCCGCCCACCCGGATCCGGATCCCCTCCATCCGGGTGGACGCCCCGCTCACCGGACTCGGACTACAAGCCGACGGCAGTCTCGAAGTACCGCCGCCCGCCCGCCGGGACCTGGCGGGCTGGTACCGGGAGGGCACCACCCCCGGCGCCACCGGCACCGCCGTGGTCGCCGGGCACGTGGACGACGCCACGGGGCCCGCGGTCTTTTACCACCTCGGCGCGCTGCGCCGGGGCGCCCTGATCGAGATCGCCCGCGCGGACGGACGTACGGCCGTGTTCACCGTCCACGCGGTGGAGGTCTACGACGCCAAGGCCTTCCCCGACACCCGCGTGTACGGGTCGGCGCCGCGCGCCGAGCTGCGCGTCATCACCTGCGGCGGGGGCTTCTCCAAGCGCACCGGCTACCAGGGCAACGTGGTCGTCTTCGCCCACCTGACGGCCACGTACTAG